A single window of Nakaseomyces glabratus chromosome G, complete sequence DNA harbors:
- the HBS1 gene encoding ribosome dissociation factor GTPase HBS1 (CAGL0G02255g~Ortholog(s) have GTPase activity, ribosome binding activity and role in nonfunctional rRNA decay, nuclear-transcribed mRNA catabolic process, no-go decay, positive regulation of translation, ribosome disassembly) yields the protein MADYDDDDYMSDELPDFADEAEFDDYLNDEEYDLMNEVLPQAKKELSEYQGWDNLSVKLAIFENEFDLQAALTELKRKFKKKKPKKEVTPATTTTKKVTKDLGKLSLNQNKKQDDEWLDLDEPRKTEEEDDTKIVYKKVTVPTKPRKPIDIESYIQKSKPHVSFVVLGHVDAGKSTLMGRVLQDVGAVDKTYIRKLKKESENIGKGSFHLAWVMDQTKEERERGVTVSICTSDFDTPNANFTIVDAPGHRDFVPNAIAGVSQADVAILSIDCGINAFESGFNLDGQTKEHALLAKSMDIKRVIVAMNKMDTVQWSHERYEDIKQKLVKFLYDIGFTDNQLLWVPCSGFSGEGVYKIPYPEDAAWYTGPTVIQTLENVASDVGMVTYQEVKDQSFIFSILESSASNKNEEAIISGKVESGTIQPGETLTIYPSEQSVTVDKIIMGKEQAPVPIAVKGEFVTIKLRHAHPEDIQGGDIAASVEFDIAAYQKFNLRMLTFKMDRPLLPGTPFMLFRGVCEQPARISKLISLVDKDDFETVIKKKVRHLSSHQAAIVEIELTEKRRWIPLLTFSQNEHIGRIVCRKDGRTIATGTIMP from the coding sequence ATGGCTGATTACGATGATGACGATTACATGAGCGATGAGCTACCTGACTTCGCTGACGAGGCAGAGTTTGATGACTATTTGAATGACGAGGAGTATGATCTGATGAACGAGGTGCTGCCTCAAGCAAAGAAGGAACTAAGCGAGTATCAAGGCTGGGACAACTTGAGTGTTAAATTAGCTATATTTGAGAATGAGTTCGATTTGCAGGCTGCCTTGACTGAGCTCAAAAGgaaattcaaaaagaagaagcctAAGAAAGAAGTAACACCCGCAACAACTACCACCAAGAAAGTCACCAAAGACCTAGGAAAGCTATCACTCAATCAAAATAAGAAACAAGATGACGAATGGCTTGACCTTGACGAGCCTAGGAAGACTGAGGAAGAAGACGATACAAAAATTGTATATAAGAAGGTTACTGTACCAACTAAACCAAGAAAACcaattgatattgaaaGTTATATCCAGAAGAGTAAACCACATGTCAGTTTTGTTGTGTTAGGTCATGTTGATGCCGGTAAGTCTACTTTGATGGGCCGTGTATTACAAGATGTTGGTGCAGTAGATAAGACATATATCAGAAAGTTAAAGAAGGAGAGTGAAAACATTGGTAAAGGCTCTTTCCATTTAGCCTGGGTTATGGACCAAACTAaggaagaaagagaacGTGGTGTAACAGTGTCTATATGTACTAGTGACTTCGATACTCCAAATGCCAATTTTACCATCGTTGATGCACCTGGTCACAGAGATTTTGTACCAAACGCCATTGCTGGTGTTTCACAGGCAGATGTGGCTATCTTGTCTATTGACTGTGGTATAAATGCCTTCGAATCTGGTTTCAACCTTGATGGACAAACTAAGGAGCACGCTTTGCTGGCGAAAAGTATGGATATCAAGAGAGTCATTGTGGCCATGAACAAAATGGACACCGTACAATGGTCTCATGAAAGATATGAAGATATCAAACAAAAGTTGGTCAAGTTTTTGTATGACATCGGGTTTACGGACAACCAATTGCTTTGGGTGCCTTGTAGTGGGTTTTCTGGTGAGGGTGTCTACAAGATTCCTTACCCAGAGGATGCTGCATGGTATACTGGCCCAACTGTAATCCAAACGTTGGAAAATGTTGCATCCGATGTTGGTATGGTTACATATCAAGAGGTAAAGGACCAATCCTTCATTTTCTCTATTTTGGAGTCATCAGCATCAAACAAGAATGAAGAAGCAATTATTTCCGGTAAAGTGGAGTCCGGTACTATCCAACCTGGTGAAACGCTGACTATTTATCCTTCTGAACAAAGTGTCACTGTGGATAAGATTATTATGGGGAAAGAGCAGGCCCCTGTTCCTATTGCAGTTAAAGGAGAATTCGTTACAATCAAGCTTCGTCATGCACACCCAGAAGATATACAAGGTGGTGACATAGCGGCATCCGTTGAGTTCGATATTGCTGCCTACCAAAAGTTTAACCTACGAATGCTTACATTCAAAATGGATAGGCCCTTGCTACCGGGTACTCCTTTCATGCTTTTTAGAGGTGTATGTGAACAACCTGCCAGAATCAGTAAGCTGATATCCTTGGTTGATAAGGACGATTTCGAAACAGTtatcaagaagaaggtaAGACA
- the MRPL20 gene encoding mitochondrial 54S ribosomal protein mL58 (CAGL0G02277g~Ortholog(s) have structural constituent of ribosome activity and mitochondrial large ribosomal subunit localization) — MMMKRGFHSGSAMMKGVDKFVVRNSTKPMKELRGSPTIYNSTNSSSNSKGYLKAQRLLEPGLYLNRAQSSPMGSTNIETIPLGFIPKDDPRREYIRHLKYQEKDKQLSKLAPPVLVSKSTVEGKKYHLQPEDISEIKRLRLEDPVKNNRKALAEKFGVSPLFISIVSEPPKSHKEEMKSRLETIKSKWHAKRAIARSDRQKRQELWYRA, encoded by the coding sequence atgatgatgaaaagagGATTTCATAGTGGATCCGCTATGATGAAAGGAGTTGATAAGTTTGTGGTTCGCAACAGTACCAAACCGATGAAAGAACTTCGGGGCAGTCCTACTATCTACAACTCTACCAATTCCAGTTCGAATAGCAAAGGTTATCTGAAGGCACAGAGATTGCTAGAGCCGGGTTTGTACCTTAACAGAGCACAATCCTCACCCATGGGGTCTACTAATATCGAGACTATACCACTTGGATTCATACCAAAGGATGATCCTAGAAGAGAGTACATAAGACACTTGAAGTACCAGGAAAAGGACAAACAACTGAGCAAATTGGCACCTCCAGTGTTGGTAAGCAAGAGCACTGTAGAGGGCAAGAAGTACCACTTACAACCGGAGGATATTAGTGAGATCAAGAGGCTGAGACTCGAGGACCCAGTTAAGAACAACAGGAAAGCACTAGCTGAAAAGTTCGGCgtgtcaccactgttcaTATCTATTGTTAGCGAGCCACCTAAATCACACAAGGAAGAGATGAAGTCCAGGCTGGAAACTATCAAATCTAAGTGGCATGCGAAGAGAGCCATTGCTAGAAGCGACAGACAAAAGAGACAAGAGCTGTGGTATAGGGCATAA